tatttccatttaagCCAGTAGGAGTTCTCTTTCTGGAATAGCTGATAAAGATTTTAACTAGAATGGtagcttttatttgctttattagaACGATGTGAGTAATGTATCAGTCCACTCACATCTAGCTGTTGAGCAGACAATTTAGGGAGCAGCTAACATTTTGCAAACTATTTAAAGTCCCAGTGATGAAAAAGGCAAGCATGAGTTCATTCCTTAGTGTATTGTATAAATGTTTTCCTCTGCATGCAGCTCAACTTCCAGGGCATTTTGGTTCCCTGCACGTTCTGATCTCCAAAATATGATAGAGCTGCAAAAAGAGTAAAAAACGTGCTATTAAACAAACAACAGACAAtagaaacacaaaagaacagataGCTAAATCAACCAGCTcattggaaaaaatgtaagataTGCAAAAACacttattatttaaatgaaactaATAATGAATCATTACTCCATTTATGAGATAACCCACACAAAGTTCTCATGCCCCGTAATGCAATGAATTGacagttatttttgtttattaactAATGACAAGTAGCAGGattcattaatttcttttttcgATGCTTCTTATTAACttaaggttaaaaaataaaatcaaagtaaagTATGTGGTGAAGTGAACAGTAACCATGTGTCTAGGAGGAATCACAATAATTTCTTTCTGGGACCATTTCTGTCCTGTAAGTTAAAGCAGAAACAGGGAAGAGAATACTTGCCTTGGAAAGTTATTCAGCTTCTTCATATTGTGTAAATAGCCTAAGGATCATccagaatgaaaagaaagaaagaaaaacaatggtCTTTAAAGCAtcagaagcaaggaaaatatCAGGttcatcaagggaaaaaaagagtgctAGAAACTAAATAAGGGAACTTTAAAGTAGATGTTTTCAGGAGAGGAAATCCCCATTGTTTCTGTGAGGTCAAATTCATGTAGTTTGGCCTGACCATGAGCCTCTAAGGAGAAAACCTGGCATGAAAAGTGTTTGATATAGTTACATGAACCTAACACATTGAGAAGGAAAGAGACAGCATGGCAAGTGGGGAATGGGTAACATCCATGAGGAAAGCAGTGGGGCTGAGGAAAAGAGCTTTTATCTCCTCACCAGCCCTTGACCTAACGAGTTTCTGTGAAGTCTGCGACCTAAAACAACCAGAAGATATTGGCGCCGTGCAGACTGGTAACCCAGATCTAACCAAGCTAGCCTAGGGCACAGAGCAAGGCTGTGCCGAGACATTAGCCTGCTGCCTTGAAGCAGAagacctgcagcagctgccacagCTGTGATGAACATACATGCTCTGCTCTACCTGTCCTTGAATACTGTCTGCTGAAAACTACTTACGTCTACTGAGGAACAGAGCCAAAATAAGGATGACAAGAATCACGACGCATATGCCGATCCCAACGTACATCCCATTTTCTGAATACTGTGCACTGTGAGCTGACACAGACATATTCTGTCAAACATAAAACAGATGGGTATTAGTGGCattaacaggaagaaaaaatcccaTGACCCAAATGCCATTTGCGCATTTTGCAATCTTGCAGTAAAAATACACTTGAGAGAAGAGCCTAATTTGAGATACAAGACTTGTTTCAAAGAGCCACATTGCTATTACAGTTGTGTGAACCATGCTGTTAGATGTGTTGTTTCTTGGGACTGTCAAAGAAGCTGAAGTTATGACAAAACCTAATTATTTAGAATTAATATTATttgatgatttatttatttatttatttttatgagaaaaaaattacctagcgtatcccttttctttttaaaccatCAATTTCTTCAGCATTAAGGATTTTTCCTGATTACTGAACTGTCCTTTCCTTCTCACTTTGCTCTTTATTTATGCAAACTACTTTCTGAAGCCAGAAGTTAAATATCTAACCTCTCATTAGAAACACAGGCCTAGGAAAAAGTTGAAATACAATATGCTCCCTGACTTATATTCTGCATGTGCAGCAACACGAATGCCCCAGCACATACTACCTTGAGGTATTTAGCATCAGGCTTTCCTAAAGGCAAGCTTGGCCGTCCTGTCTTCCTGATAAAAGTCAGGTGATGTTACTGCCTGGCAACCTGAAATGTGCTGGAGGTCTCAACTCAGCAGGGCAGACATGGGCTGTCTCTTCTCACCACGCTGCTCAAGGGGGTGCAGGGGGATCCCCGTGCTATTGGGCAGTCATATTTCAACTCCACCCCACGTCCTGTCATACCTGCAAGTCTATGGTTATATCTGAGGAGTGTGAGACGAAACTGGTGCTTGAGGAGGGATCGTAAGCCTGAAAGGCAATATAGATGTTGCTAAAAGTTTTCCTAAATTAATAAGGAACTAATGCAtgcatgaaaagcaaaatgtttttttccccctttagtAATGAACACACAAACGCTAAATGTGCAGACTATGAAAAAATACTCATCTGCAACCAAAACAAAGCTCTACAAGTGAACTGTAGAGATGACCCAAGAACCTCCCATGTCTGACCACTTAATCTATATATGTTATATCACAACAGAGATGCTTACAGTCTGAGGAGCTTCTGAAGCAGAAACTGATGGCCATGTTGTTGTGATGGTAAAGGATGAGTCACCGGCAGTCCCAGGAGCTGAGCAAAGGCAAGACAAGCCAACATTTCACTTGCACAGAGAACCATTCTGCCATGACAGAGAGGAATTTATACTGCTGACCTTGGGCCACCTAGCTAAAGTATCTAAATCAGGAGTTTCGGCTCTGTATATCATCAAAGAGGTTGGTGCCTTCAGTGGGTAGTCCAAAACTCCTAGAATGGGAGCCTCTACtactcttttcagtgctttaaatTCCTTCCAGGAAACTCTCAGTTCTCTACGCTGTCTAAACATAGAACCTTGAAAGATGGAGCTCCCAAGATGGGCACCTGATTCCAGAGCCAAGGAGTGGCAGTTGAATGCCTAAAGCAAACTCACTTCGCCTGATGCACTCATTAACGTTAGCTCAGAGCCTTGAGAGAAAAAGTGATGTGAAGTTACAGAAAACAAGTGACACTGTGTTATGCAAGCAAACCTCAAATCCCCCCCACACAACTACATAAATAAATAGGTTGACCAAAGTGTAATATGTTTGGAAAAGGACCTGCGGCATATGTACAGATAATTTCCCAGAAAACAGCTAGAATAGAAACAGTCTGAGAAAGTTTTCacttcttctttcaaaaaaggaaatgtaactGTTGTAACATTTCAGAGCTGCTTAATTGGAAACCTCTGAGATTGAGGAAGAATGCAAATGGCATTcccaatttttatttcaaaatcaaaatctgagAATAAATTATCATTAGACTATGAACCATCTTGTGTGAACTGGAAATTTAAGTTGgctttttcagactgaaaagaaTACACCTGAGTGGGTATATGACAGAAGTCTATAAACTCATGAGTGAAACGGAGAAATTAAATGAGGAATAGTTGTTCACTGTCTCTTGCAGTACAATGAAGAGCCTTGCATGAGACTATTAAATATGCATGCACATAGTGCATTCAGGGAACCATTGAGACACAAGGGTAGGACATAGCAAGGTAGGAGAATACTTTGGGGATGTATCACAAATTTCCTATACTATTTCTACAATCCTCTCTCATAATCTGCTGTTGACCACTACTGGAGATAGGACCTCGAGCTAAAGGCACCTTTGAACTAATCTAGTATGAACTAGTTCAATAAAACTGTTCTATGTTATGTTAAACTGAGTATCAAATAAATTGATTAAATAGTAAGCACACCAAGCCCCTAAAAATTTCTGATTCACTGTTCACAGGATGCATTTTCAGATGACATGGTGATATTTTATACCACATGAAGAAAACaacatacaaaaaaaccccaatcgCATGAAGAAAATAACACTTGAAGCACAAATTAAATAACTACTCAAGCCTAACACAAAAGGTTAACATCTGGGAGCAAAATACCTCCTGTGTGTATATGCTCCTTCTGCTGGTTCTCTGTGAAATTTCAGGTAGAAATTTTAGGCAAAGTTCTGATCTCAGGTCCTTTGGTAATGTTTAACAAATTTTAGCCAGTACTTTTCTATCATctagcatttcttttccttcctaagATCTCCATTGCAATACAGCCTATATATGCTATTGAGATTAATACTTGGATAAAAGTTACCTGAGGTCTGTTCAGAGATGTAAGTATGAGGACTTGGAGTAGTGATCCTAGctgatgttaaaaaataaaacaaaaccaacataCATTATAATTAACCTTAATATGTATACATgcagtgaaaaagagaaaatgtttctgtaataaaaatatcttagcACTAATTACAGTCACATCTGCTACCCGCTTGATCTACACATTATTCTTTCTACaagcagagaaatacaaaagtCAAAGAAAGAATTGATACAAAATTTGTCTATATTAGCTATCTCTCTGTATCCCTGAGCTTTACTCTGGAATCCAGCAGGAAAGATGAAGTGCTGTCTTCTATGAAAAGGGTGCAAAGATAGTGTTTCACTAATGAGTAAAGTGCCCTATGCTGCCCTTGCTCTTGATTTCTACACATAATACTTCTAAGAATGCAGTGTTGTTTGTCGTGAAACAAAGACATATATTCTTACTGAATTACAGTGACTATCCTGGGATCACAACAATGTCAAAGGCAGCTTAATTTaaacagcaccaccagcagatCCGCAAAGTCTTAAAGATCAATACTGTGGACaattacaaaaatcattttaccACAAGCTATGAAATCCAGACTCAGCAGCAGATTTACCCACAATCTTATTCCCATAACAGAGCACGTCTGTACTCACCTTTCTCAATCACAACCCTCTGATTAGTTGTCTGATCATTGAACAACCCTGGGATCTCCACACGGCAGCAGTACGTCCCACTGTCTGCTTCCTCTGCATTCACTATCGTGAGGGACACGTCGCCCTTTGACAGGTTCCCTTGTAGTTGGTACCTCTTGGAGGACTGTGTTGTCACCTTCCATCCGTTTGTCCAGATAATGGGCAACGCACATTTTGAAGCCGGGCAGGCGCCACGACCCCAGCACATCGTTGTGATGTCGGCGCTCGTCCTAACGCGGTAAGAGCAGGGCACAGTGATATCCTGACCAACCACTCCTTTCAGGATTGATCCTGATACTCTGGGGCCTGTGGACAGAAAGACAAGTGTAGTTGTTGAGCAGAGCGTGCACAGGAGGAAGCTTCCAGATCTTGTCTTGCGTATCCCAGTATATCTCATCCTGCGAAAACCGGCAGGCATTCCTGGGTCAGGTTCTCCACAAACAAGTGTGAAGCCCAGCAGAACCGATGTATGGTGAGGGACAATATTCCAGACagcatttttgttcaaaatgtgTCTCTAgccagagagagaagaaacacatGCTTTCTGCAGCCTCTGCAGGTAGGCAGACGAGTGAAGGGAGAATGGAGTTTAGATCTGCACAGATTATTTTGGGGAGATTCTCTTGGCGATTCTCTGTGCAGCCTTAATAAAATCAGAACCGATGAGAATTTGGGAATTGGGTAGAGAGGACAGTATCGGTCATTCTACCAGCTGCTTTTTACAGGGAAGCAACTTACTTCTGATGGAGGCAGGTATTCTGGAACAACTAATACAAATGGGAGAGCCAGAGTGAGATAATGCTGCCTAAAATCCCCACAGTTTATGATATAATTTATTGCatgaaattcattaaaatagaaGATGATGAATTGCCCTTGTACCATTTACACAGCACTTGCTACGATCAGCTTGGTGGCTTTTCTTCAACTGTTCCCAGTCTGTTAACTCTTTACTTTTTTGTTAATTTAGATTAATCCAGTCCACACATGGGGGGAGAGTAAGACATTGCCTTTCATTAAAAGCATTGTGGAAACTCTTCCCTTTCAATTAAAAGTCATTGAACAGCAGATTTATTCAGACTGATCACTGCTGAAaccatttccttttttgcttcCCTAATGACAGATTTAGATAGTTTCTATTTGAAGAGATTTGCCAGAGTTTTTCCAATAAATTTTATATCTTCGTTTTTGTtatcctgttttcttccctcattCTTATGAAGTTTCTAACTTGCTAAATTCCCATAAGAGTAATGGTAATGAACCTTTTCAGGTTCACAGAAGGCTAAGCCTCAAGTCTGATAAAAACATCTAGCTACCAGTAGCACACTCGTTATAGTGACattgtttcttctgctgtatTTAAACTACTCTAGTCAATATTCCTTGaggaaatttttaataaaagctgtgTTAAGTCTGCCAGTCAAAATCATTCATGCTCTGGTGATCCAGATGGTCGAAGTCACTGTGTAACTGCTTTCTTCTACCAGGCTACATGGTGGAGTGCCTGCAGCATGTACTCTGTTtatactgcaaagaaaattgcCATATACCTAATATTACACGATCCTTATCAAATTCAGTAACAATGGATCAAATGCCTAAATATTTCAATCTTTCCATGTTAACATTTCAGGGATAGAATTCTCTGCAGCAATgacagaaggaaatattttagtgaTAAATTTTGGAAATACTGGAAATACTTTAGTGacagattttcttcattaaatgcCATCATCTATAATTAGGGAGCTCCCTGAGGCAGATCAGCCAACACGTGCTGGTGGATCCCAAGCATGGTGTGGCTTGATTGCAGTTGTCACTTGTGGAAAAGCTGTCTTTCCCAGCTCATCTCGGCCATTTTCCCAACCTGAACTATCTTagttataaataaatttcatgCAGTGACTTTGCCACAGTAACATACTAGAAACTGATCTTAGAAAATAGAttgtattttatgtaatataaaaaatgtaaagtctATATGAATCTCATTAGAAAAAGCTTTATAAAGAACTGGAAACAATATCTGTAATATTCCTTGTGTGTCTGTTGAATATATCCTATCACCAACTGGAAACAATATCTGTAATATTCCTTGTCTGTCTGTTGAATATATCCTATCACCAAGTTTTTAATGTTTATCTGTCTATGCTAGTACTGCTCTGTAACCTGATGCCTTCACTGATGTTGCCTTTAATAATATTGTCCTAGAATGActgttacaagaaaaaaagataaatcattTGTCTGGCCCAGTGAAAAGTTTCTATCAGCTGAAACACACCAGAAGCCACTGGTAATTTAAGCTTTTCCTTAACTTCCTAAGTGTTCACCTTTGCAAAGACTGTTAAAGAGAAATATCCTTGTTTTACATCTTTCCTTAAATGATTTAAAGATTTCTGTTAATCTCAGAACATCGTTaccctcccaccccccaaaaagaaaaactttctacTTAAGATTCCTTGCAACAGGACTAAACAAACAGCCTCAGAGGTAGTGTCTTCAAAATCATCATACCCAGCAATGCaattttaccttaaaaaagCGAGACACGATTAACAGAAGACTATTGAGCTGCTACGGTTAAGTTCTATTTATAATGCAAAACTGCAGTTTCTCTAGCAAATTGTGCCAAGTGACACCCCACACTCACTTCCCGGTAACGCAAAATCTCTCTCTGCAACCATCAGAAACATAGATGCATTAGACTGTTACCTCCATCTACTCCCAGCTATTCTTTCATGCTCATTTAGTTACCTGCAAACAAGATCAGTATAATCCAGTTCAGGGAGAAACAAGACAACATGGTGGCTGAAGATGAGAAAGAACGCGTTTGCCTTTTGACTACCCAAATTTATACAAACTTGTTTCCTTCatatacttctgtttttacttcCTCAGAACGAGTGCGTCAGCTTCGCTAGCTACAGCTGAGAATGCCCTTTAATCTCATCAGGATTGCCTTTCCTGTGGTTAGTCCGCTAGTCTCTTACAGCACGGCGAAGTGTTACTGCTGTTATCGCACACAGCTAAACTGTTGTTAACTGCGGTTCGactaaaatgttaaattattaAACACTGCTTCAGAagcctatttcttttttttttcacatctgctTGATTGTAGAGGGTGAAACTGTTGTTTTCAAGACCGAGCACTCTTTTCCCTAGCTGTTAGCTCTGTTCAGCTGTGATTGCTACTAACATTTTGTGGTAGTATAGATAACagttatgaaaagaaatgaagcaagaCATTGATACAAACTTCTGCCTGACAGCAAATACTGTCGATAATCCACTGCCCCATATCACTCTCTAGTCCATTTTTTGCCACAGTACATCAAGTTAGGAGGAGAAATTCCATAGGATATTTAACACACTGTGGTAAATGAAGTGAACTTGGAGAAATAATGAACTTCCAGAAATTTATGATTAAGTGcttgaataatatttttctagttCTAATGCTTAGAAGTAGCTTAGAATACTTTAAGCAAATGTTCTCTTTGTGGGCTGAAATTCAGTA
The Rhea pennata isolate bPtePen1 chromosome 14, bPtePen1.pri, whole genome shotgun sequence genome window above contains:
- the LOC134146834 gene encoding hepatitis A virus cellular receptor 1 homolog isoform X2; translated protein: MLSCFSLNWIILILFAGPRVSGSILKGVVGQDITVPCSYRVRTSADITTMCWGRGACPASKCALPIIWTNGWKVTTQSSKRYQLQGNLSKGDVSLTIVNAEEADSGTYCCRVEIPGLFNDQTTNQRVVIEKARITTPSPHTYISEQTSAPGTAGDSSFTITTTWPSVSASEAPQTAYDPSSSTSFVSHSSDITIDLQNMSVSAHSAQYSENGMYVGIGICVVILVILILALFLSRPLSYFGDQNVQGTKMPWKLSCMQRKTFIQYTKE
- the LOC134146834 gene encoding hepatitis A virus cellular receptor 1 homolog isoform X3 gives rise to the protein MLSCFSLNWIILILFAGPRVSGSILKGVVGQDITVPCSYRVRTSADITTMCWGRGACPASKCALPIIWTNGWKVTTQSSKRYQLQGNLSKGDVSLTIVNAEEADSGTYCCRVEIPGLFNDQTTNQRVVIEKAPGTAGDSSFTITTTWPSVSASEAPQTAYDPSSSTSFVSHSSDITIDLQNMSVSAHSAQYSENGMYVGIGICVVILVILILALFLSRRYLHNMKKLNNFPSSIIFWRSERAGNQNALEVELHAEENIYTIH
- the LOC134146834 gene encoding hepatitis A virus cellular receptor 1 homolog isoform X1: MLSCFSLNWIILILFAGPRVSGSILKGVVGQDITVPCSYRVRTSADITTMCWGRGACPASKCALPIIWTNGWKVTTQSSKRYQLQGNLSKGDVSLTIVNAEEADSGTYCCRVEIPGLFNDQTTNQRVVIEKARITTPSPHTYISEQTSAPGTAGDSSFTITTTWPSVSASEAPQTAYDPSSSTSFVSHSSDITIDLQNMSVSAHSAQYSENGMYVGIGICVVILVILILALFLSRRYLHNMKKLNNFPSSIIFWRSERAGNQNALEVELHAEENIYTIH